A portion of the Celeribacter baekdonensis genome contains these proteins:
- a CDS encoding alanyl-tRNA editing protein codes for MTQPLFREDAYLQDIEGVVTGHTPEGGVILDQTIFYPTGGGQPGDSGRLIWGDTGLAIATTVKGEGAEIVLVPAEPAPMPEIGTKVIQRLDWVRRHRHMRIHTALHLLSVVIPLPVTGGSIGTEKGRLDFAMDAPPTDKQALEDALNALIERDLVVSDDWITDEALLADPSIVKTMSVMPPTGQGRVRLVRIGQGADQIDLQPCGGTHVARTSEVGRIRFGKIEKKGRMNRRVTIILD; via the coding sequence ATGACGCAACCGCTTTTTCGTGAGGACGCATATCTTCAGGACATCGAAGGTGTGGTCACCGGGCATACGCCCGAGGGTGGGGTGATTTTGGATCAGACGATCTTTTACCCCACTGGTGGCGGTCAGCCGGGCGACAGTGGTCGGTTGATTTGGGGCGACACAGGGCTTGCGATTGCCACGACGGTAAAGGGCGAGGGGGCCGAGATCGTCCTTGTGCCCGCCGAACCTGCACCGATGCCGGAGATTGGCACCAAAGTGATCCAACGTCTGGATTGGGTGCGCCGCCATCGCCACATGCGCATCCACACCGCATTGCATCTTTTGTCGGTTGTCATCCCTTTGCCGGTCACCGGCGGTTCGATTGGCACTGAAAAAGGCCGTCTGGATTTTGCCATGGACGCGCCGCCCACCGACAAACAGGCGCTGGAAGACGCGCTCAATGCGTTGATCGAACGTGATTTGGTGGTCTCGGATGATTGGATCACCGATGAGGCGCTTTTGGCTGATCCGTCGATTGTCAAAACCATGTCGGTGATGCCGCCAACCGGGCAGGGCCGGGTGCGGCTGGTGCGGATCGGGCAGGGGGCCGATCAGATTGATCTTCAGCCCTGTGGCGGCACCCATGTGGCGCGCACCTCCGAGGTCGGGCGCATTCGGTTTGGCAAGATTGAGAAAAAAGGCCGGATGAACCGGCGCGTCACGATTATTCTTGATTGA
- a CDS encoding response regulator: MALRDQLRVIVVDDMSTSRGLITNALDSFGIRNVASAADGPSALQKLAVAPVHLVISDYNMPGMDGLQLLHALRSNGATRGVGFLLITGRADREIIDMGKRLGMNNFLKKPFDPARLRAAIEAIVGKL; encoded by the coding sequence ATGGCACTTAGAGACCAATTGCGTGTCATAGTCGTAGATGACATGTCCACAAGCAGAGGCCTTATCACGAATGCGCTTGATTCATTCGGCATTCGAAATGTAGCAAGTGCCGCTGATGGACCTTCTGCTTTGCAGAAACTCGCAGTCGCACCTGTGCACTTGGTGATTTCCGACTACAACATGCCAGGGATGGATGGGCTACAATTGTTACATGCCCTTCGATCCAATGGGGCAACGAGAGGTGTTGGGTTCCTTCTCATAACGGGGCGGGCTGATCGAGAAATCATCGATATGGGCAAGCGCTTAGGGATGAACAACTTTTTGAAAAAGCCCTTCGATCCAGCACGCCTTAGAGCCGCAATAGAAGCGATTGTAGGAAAACTTTGA
- a CDS encoding CheR family methyltransferase, with the protein MSEFSPIKGRSTIESAISDQAFARIAKIALREAGIVLATSKVSMVKSRLTRRLRALGMSSFDDYLDLVETGNDSTELGNFISALTTNVSHFFRENHHFEFLAKTILPSLQQKLAAGGKVRIWSAGCSNGQEPYSIAMTLLNADPSLIKKNIKILATDIDPEVLSQARSAQYKGSLTTGLTDEIIAKHFSRDQQGDEIVMTVNANVRGLVSFRQLNLHAEWPMKGKFDVIFCRNVVIYFDEETQARLYRRYAQVLEAGGWLMLGHSERIIDSINPLYKNVGVTTYQTISSDTAAIPLEDRNSKGPI; encoded by the coding sequence TTGAGCGAGTTTTCTCCCATAAAAGGTCGTTCGACCATCGAAAGCGCTATTTCCGATCAAGCGTTTGCGCGTATTGCAAAAATTGCACTACGTGAAGCGGGTATCGTCTTGGCAACTTCGAAAGTCTCAATGGTCAAATCGCGTTTAACACGACGCCTACGTGCTCTTGGCATGTCCAGTTTTGACGACTATTTGGACCTTGTTGAAACTGGCAACGACAGCACAGAGCTGGGAAACTTCATTTCCGCGCTGACAACCAACGTTTCTCATTTCTTTAGGGAAAATCATCATTTTGAGTTTCTGGCGAAGACAATACTCCCCTCCTTGCAACAGAAGCTCGCCGCTGGGGGTAAAGTTAGAATATGGTCAGCTGGGTGCTCAAATGGTCAAGAGCCCTATTCAATCGCTATGACACTGCTGAACGCAGACCCAAGTCTGATAAAAAAGAATATAAAAATCCTAGCTACAGACATTGATCCCGAGGTTCTAAGCCAGGCAAGATCTGCGCAATATAAAGGATCTCTGACCACGGGCCTCACTGATGAAATCATCGCCAAGCATTTTAGCAGAGATCAGCAGGGTGACGAAATAGTCATGACGGTTAACGCCAACGTGCGGGGGCTGGTTTCATTCCGGCAACTCAACTTGCATGCAGAATGGCCCATGAAAGGCAAATTCGACGTTATATTTTGTCGAAATGTTGTGATTTATTTCGATGAGGAAACTCAAGCCCGTCTTTATCGGCGATATGCGCAAGTTCTTGAAGCGGGAGGTTGGCTCATGCTTGGTCATTCGGAACGCATTATCGACAGCATTAACCCTCTATACAAAAATGTGGGCGTCACTACTTATCAAACGATAAGCTCCGACACCGCAGCTATTCCCCTTGAGGACAGAAACAGCAAAGGACCCATCTAA
- a CDS encoding chemotaxis protein CheW, protein MTDNEKQTDATSIELLSFRVGGQDYSVDIMSVREIRGSARATSLPHAPFFVKGVINLRGTVLPIIDLAARLGLQTGEDTERNVIIVVDLGGRTAGLMVDAVSDILAIPSEEMQPPPDLAADDARTFVSALTIVDGRMIRILDLEAVMPPQGEEVA, encoded by the coding sequence ATGACTGACAACGAAAAACAGACTGACGCAACGTCGATTGAACTTCTGTCCTTCCGCGTTGGCGGCCAAGATTACTCCGTCGACATCATGTCGGTTCGCGAAATTCGAGGATCTGCCAGAGCAACCTCTCTGCCTCATGCACCATTCTTTGTAAAAGGTGTCATCAACTTACGCGGGACAGTTCTCCCGATTATCGACCTTGCTGCACGGCTTGGGCTGCAAACTGGTGAGGACACTGAGCGCAATGTCATTATTGTAGTTGACCTCGGCGGCCGCACCGCTGGTTTGATGGTTGATGCCGTCTCAGACATTCTTGCGATCCCGTCGGAAGAAATGCAGCCGCCCCCCGATTTGGCTGCAGATGACGCGCGTACATTTGTTTCTGCTCTTACGATAGTTGATGGCCGAATGATCCGTATTCTTGACTTGGAGGCAGTCATGCCGCCCCAAGGAGAGGAGGTCGCTTGA
- a CDS encoding chemotaxis protein CheA — protein sequence MSDPMAEIRASFFIECEELLESLQDGLQMMDDGDTDSETINVVFRAVHSIKGGAGAFGLDDLVRFAHRFETAMDEVRTGRFIPDSEAIRLFFACADILGDLVRAARDDETVSEDITGPALEKIDVLVGLEEEEEEELDFTPATLSFDLDVGGDLGGLPDLPDLSDFPLASDTDEELPDLSPAEDLPSSGGPKGFLVVFKPEDSLYASGNEPLYLFRALRDLGDISVVCKTGQLPDLNSLNPDTGYLSWTATVHTEEPELSVREVFEFVDGLCLLEISPLSGGTAAARPNLTPSMPKPTATPQPVQAAPVPSAPSHPVPLETPSQAEIETPSAPAAPVAKAQQKSAPIATVSDAAEDDVAIASPSTSSGPTKTTGTPTQPRATVRVDLERIDRLVNLVGELVINQAMLSQSVAEAGLPPNSPVSTGLEEFLQLTRDIQESVMMIRAQPIKSLFQRMGRIVRESSASVGKEVRLHTDGENTEVDKTVIERLADPLTHMIRNAVDHGLESPEARIAAGKPREGHVTLTAQHRSGRIVIEVADDGAGINRERVKEKAIEKGLISADAQLSDADIDNLLFLPGFSTASAISNLSGRGVGMDVVRSSIQSLGGRINITSQEGKGTTFSISLPLTLAVLDGMVVRVADETLVVPLNAILETLTLTDEDLKALGPETHVVQIRGGFVPLLDLGAELGYRSPLESYVGGIVLLIGQEDGNRAALAVDAIEDQRQVVIKGLEGSYGRVPGIAAATILGDGQIALILDPMDLVSQASGRTKTRQPQHSLVG from the coding sequence ATGTCCGACCCAATGGCAGAAATCCGCGCCTCATTCTTTATCGAATGTGAAGAACTCCTGGAAAGCCTTCAGGACGGCCTTCAAATGATGGATGACGGCGATACAGACTCGGAAACGATCAACGTCGTTTTCCGCGCCGTACACTCCATCAAAGGCGGTGCGGGTGCCTTTGGGCTTGATGACCTCGTGCGTTTTGCCCACCGGTTTGAAACGGCGATGGATGAGGTCCGCACCGGACGTTTCATCCCCGACTCCGAGGCCATCCGCCTTTTCTTCGCCTGCGCGGATATTCTGGGCGACCTTGTGCGCGCCGCACGTGATGATGAAACCGTCTCTGAGGACATCACCGGACCCGCGCTCGAAAAAATCGACGTGCTGGTCGGACTAGAAGAAGAGGAGGAGGAAGAGCTCGACTTCACCCCAGCCACTCTCTCTTTTGATCTGGATGTTGGTGGTGATTTAGGCGGCTTGCCCGATCTTCCCGATCTGAGCGATTTTCCACTTGCATCAGATACTGATGAGGAGTTGCCTGATCTCTCCCCCGCCGAAGATCTCCCATCATCGGGCGGCCCAAAAGGCTTCCTTGTGGTGTTCAAACCCGAGGACTCCCTTTACGCGTCTGGCAACGAACCCCTCTACCTGTTCCGTGCCCTTCGAGATTTGGGTGACATCTCCGTTGTCTGTAAAACCGGCCAACTTCCTGATCTCAATAGCCTCAACCCCGATACAGGGTATCTGTCATGGACGGCAACGGTTCACACCGAGGAACCGGAACTCTCTGTGCGAGAAGTGTTTGAATTTGTCGATGGCCTGTGCCTTCTCGAAATCTCCCCACTCTCAGGAGGTACGGCGGCAGCCCGTCCAAACCTAACGCCCTCCATGCCCAAACCGACAGCCACGCCCCAGCCTGTACAAGCCGCGCCTGTGCCCTCGGCTCCATCGCATCCTGTTCCCCTCGAAACTCCCTCGCAGGCCGAAATCGAAACGCCCAGCGCACCGGCGGCTCCGGTCGCAAAAGCACAGCAAAAGTCTGCTCCCATCGCTACAGTATCTGATGCAGCCGAGGATGACGTTGCCATAGCCTCTCCCAGCACTTCGAGCGGGCCCACCAAAACAACCGGCACACCAACACAGCCCCGCGCCACGGTCCGCGTTGACCTCGAAAGAATTGACCGCCTTGTCAATCTGGTCGGTGAGTTGGTGATCAATCAGGCCATGCTGAGCCAGTCTGTTGCAGAAGCTGGCCTGCCGCCAAACTCCCCGGTTTCCACAGGATTGGAAGAATTTCTTCAACTGACTCGTGACATCCAAGAATCCGTCATGATGATCCGTGCACAGCCGATTAAATCTCTGTTCCAACGCATGGGGCGTATCGTACGAGAATCGTCTGCTTCTGTTGGCAAAGAGGTCCGTCTGCACACAGATGGCGAAAACACTGAGGTCGATAAAACTGTTATCGAACGCTTGGCCGATCCGCTGACCCATATGATCCGTAACGCGGTTGATCATGGTCTGGAAAGCCCGGAAGCGCGGATTGCTGCTGGAAAGCCCCGTGAAGGCCATGTGACGCTCACAGCTCAGCATCGCTCAGGTCGCATCGTCATTGAGGTGGCCGATGATGGGGCCGGCATCAACCGCGAGCGCGTGAAAGAGAAGGCAATTGAAAAAGGTCTCATTTCGGCTGATGCGCAACTTTCAGACGCGGATATCGACAACCTGTTGTTCCTGCCGGGGTTTTCTACAGCCTCTGCGATTTCGAACTTGTCTGGTCGCGGCGTCGGTATGGATGTCGTCAGAAGCTCAATCCAGTCTCTAGGCGGCCGGATCAATATCACCTCTCAAGAGGGAAAGGGCACAACATTTTCAATCTCCCTTCCGCTGACCCTCGCCGTTCTTGATGGGATGGTCGTGCGGGTGGCCGATGAAACCCTTGTCGTTCCCCTAAATGCAATTCTCGAAACACTGACGCTGACAGATGAGGATCTCAAGGCCCTCGGCCCTGAAACCCATGTCGTCCAAATCCGCGGTGGCTTTGTTCCCCTCCTCGATCTCGGCGCCGAACTTGGCTATCGCAGCCCGTTAGAAAGCTATGTCGGCGGTATTGTTTTACTGATTGGCCAAGAGGACGGAAACCGGGCGGCGCTCGCCGTCGATGCCATCGAAGATCAGCGGCAGGTCGTCATAAAAGGCTTGGAGGGGAGCTACGGGCGCGTGCCTGGTATCGCTGCGGCGACAATTCTAGGCGACGGGCAAATCGCATTGATCCTCGACCCTATGGACCTTGTTAGCCAAGCTTCCGGTCGCACCAAAACCCGCCAGCCCCAGCATTCACTTGTAGGATAA
- a CDS encoding response regulator, translated as MSLEVLAVDDSRTMRDMLNLALSSAGFTAHLAEDGVHGLEVLEDIEPDVIITDINMPRMDGFGFIDAVRSEEKWSRIPILVLTTESADELKAKARAAGATGWIVKPFDPAKLVKALQMVAG; from the coding sequence ATGAGCCTTGAAGTCCTTGCTGTCGATGACAGCCGCACCATGCGAGATATGCTAAACCTCGCCCTCTCCTCAGCAGGCTTCACCGCCCATCTCGCCGAAGATGGCGTGCATGGCCTCGAAGTTCTCGAAGACATCGAACCGGATGTCATCATCACTGACATCAACATGCCGCGCATGGATGGGTTTGGCTTCATCGACGCCGTGCGCTCAGAAGAAAAATGGAGCCGCATCCCCATTCTCGTGCTCACGACCGAAAGTGCCGATGAGCTCAAAGCAAAAGCCCGCGCCGCAGGGGCGACTGGCTGGATCGTAAAACCATTCGATCCCGCCAAGCTCGTTAAGGCCCTTCAAATGGTTGCTGGTTAA
- a CDS encoding STAS domain-containing protein: MTTHVQLHDRLDYQSVAPLLSELKSITDAELVIDASNVRHLGSLPLQVILSCVKTRAAEGKTTRLANASDGCVDILSLFGFSPETLTQPEAWT; the protein is encoded by the coding sequence ATGACCACGCATGTCCAACTCCACGACCGGCTCGACTATCAATCCGTGGCCCCGCTTTTGAGCGAATTGAAATCCATCACCGACGCTGAGTTGGTGATTGACGCAAGCAACGTACGCCATCTTGGCAGTCTGCCCCTTCAGGTGATCCTGTCCTGCGTCAAAACCCGAGCCGCCGAAGGCAAAACCACCCGTCTGGCCAATGCCTCCGACGGCTGCGTCGATATTCTGAGCCTTTTTGGCTTCTCTCCTGAAACCCTGACCCAACCGGAGGCCTGGACATGA
- a CDS encoding glucokinase: MSRHPADTLTLVADIGGTNTRVALAHGVDLLQDTIRRYSNRKFPGLETVLRQYIGEEGGVDCKGACVAVAGPVRDGVGTMTNLDWTIDSDTLHRATGAEHVAILNDLQAQGHALGFVSAENIRPVIAAAPAAPDAVRLVVGVGTGFNAAPVFETGKGRYVAPSECGHANLPIRNEHELELCQFVETAHGFPAVEDVLSGRGLERVYLFLGTQAGDAHEKSAAEIMAGVEDGSDPRAIEAARLFVKILGTVVGNLSLIQLPFGGVYLVGGVARHIAPYLEPFGFSDAFRDKGRFAGFMKNFSVSVIEDDYAALTGCASHLNNIYP; the protein is encoded by the coding sequence ATGAGCCGACATCCTGCCGACACCCTGACCCTTGTGGCCGATATTGGCGGCACCAACACGCGTGTGGCATTGGCCCATGGGGTCGATCTTTTGCAAGACACGATCCGGCGCTATTCCAACCGCAAGTTCCCCGGTCTGGAAACCGTGTTGCGGCAATATATCGGCGAAGAAGGCGGCGTGGATTGCAAAGGCGCCTGTGTCGCTGTGGCCGGTCCTGTGCGCGATGGCGTTGGCACAATGACCAATCTGGACTGGACCATTGACAGCGACACGCTGCACCGGGCGACGGGCGCAGAACATGTTGCCATCCTCAACGACCTTCAGGCTCAGGGCCACGCTTTAGGCTTTGTCAGTGCCGAAAATATCCGCCCGGTGATTGCCGCCGCCCCTGCCGCGCCTGATGCAGTGCGCCTTGTGGTCGGGGTTGGCACCGGCTTTAACGCAGCACCTGTGTTTGAAACCGGCAAAGGTCGGTATGTGGCCCCGTCTGAATGCGGTCACGCCAATCTACCGATCCGCAATGAACACGAACTTGAGCTGTGCCAATTCGTTGAAACCGCACATGGCTTTCCCGCCGTTGAGGACGTTTTATCCGGTCGTGGGCTGGAACGGGTCTACCTGTTCCTTGGCACGCAAGCGGGAGATGCCCATGAAAAATCCGCAGCCGAAATTATGGCCGGTGTCGAGGATGGCTCTGATCCCCGCGCCATCGAGGCCGCGCGTCTCTTTGTCAAAATCCTCGGCACGGTGGTTGGCAACCTGTCGTTGATCCAACTGCCCTTTGGTGGCGTCTATCTTGTCGGCGGTGTGGCGCGTCACATTGCACCCTATCTTGAGCCATTCGGCTTCTCGGATGCCTTCCGCGACAAGGGTCGTTTTGCCGGTTTCATGAAAAACTTTTCCGTTTCCGTGATCGAAGATGACTACGCCGCCTTGACCGGATGTGCCTCACATTTGAACAATATATACCCGTAA
- a CDS encoding GH1 family beta-glucosidase has translation MMGRIKTPQLLTRKDFPNDFIFGAATAAYQVEGHQFGGAGSTHWDTFAATPGNVINAEDGATACDQYHRYGEDMDLLQAGHFDAYRFSTSWARVLPEGRGQVNQEGLDYYDRLTDAILERGLQPHQTLYHWEMPSALADLGGWTHPDVHNWFGDYVEIIDAKIGDRMTSIATINEPWCVAYLSHFIGAHAPGQRDIRATSRAMHHILKAHGEAMTRLRAKGRDNLGIVLNFEYPTPATDTPEDIKAAAVQDAIYNRWFIEAITKGTYPAEALNGFAPHMPIGWEDDLKTLIHQPLDWLGVNYYTRHIHAHDPETAWPHTKEIAGHRATTQMGWEIYPEGLHHFLTWLSERYVGTLPIYVTENGMAWEDHVQNGVVKDTERCDFIHDHLAMMKQAIEDGTNLKGFFYWSLLDNYEWAFGYEKRFGIVHVDFETLQRTPKASYHMFKDILTRS, from the coding sequence ATGATGGGCCGCATAAAAACGCCGCAGCTTTTGACCCGAAAAGATTTCCCCAACGACTTTATATTTGGAGCCGCCACGGCCGCGTATCAGGTCGAAGGCCATCAATTCGGCGGCGCGGGGTCGACCCATTGGGACACGTTTGCCGCCACGCCGGGCAATGTGATCAATGCGGAGGACGGCGCGACAGCCTGTGATCAATATCATCGCTATGGTGAGGATATGGATCTCTTGCAGGCCGGACATTTCGACGCTTACCGGTTTTCGACAAGCTGGGCGCGGGTGCTGCCCGAGGGGCGAGGACAGGTCAACCAAGAGGGCTTGGATTATTACGACCGCCTCACCGATGCCATTTTGGAACGAGGATTGCAGCCGCATCAGACGCTTTATCATTGGGAAATGCCGTCGGCTTTGGCCGATTTAGGCGGCTGGACCCACCCGGATGTGCACAATTGGTTTGGCGATTATGTTGAGATCATCGACGCCAAAATCGGAGACAGGATGACCTCGATCGCCACGATCAACGAACCCTGGTGCGTCGCCTACCTGTCGCATTTTATCGGCGCTCATGCCCCCGGCCAACGGGACATCCGTGCCACCTCCCGCGCCATGCACCATATTCTAAAGGCCCATGGCGAGGCGATGACCCGGCTGCGCGCCAAGGGGCGGGACAATTTGGGGATCGTGTTGAATTTCGAATACCCCACCCCTGCGACGGACACCCCCGAGGACATCAAAGCCGCAGCCGTTCAGGACGCGATCTACAACCGTTGGTTCATCGAAGCGATCACCAAAGGCACCTACCCCGCTGAGGCGCTCAACGGCTTTGCCCCGCATATGCCAATCGGCTGGGAGGATGATCTCAAGACCTTGATCCATCAACCGCTCGACTGGCTTGGCGTCAATTATTACACCCGCCACATCCACGCTCATGATCCTGAGACCGCATGGCCGCACACCAAAGAGATCGCCGGGCACCGGGCCACCACTCAGATGGGCTGGGAAATTTACCCCGAGGGGCTGCACCATTTCCTGACATGGCTGTCGGAGCGCTATGTCGGCACTCTACCGATTTATGTGACCGAAAATGGCATGGCATGGGAGGATCACGTCCAAAACGGCGTGGTAAAGGACACGGAGCGCTGTGACTTTATCCACGACCACCTTGCCATGATGAAACAGGCGATTGAGGACGGCACAAATCTCAAAGGCTTTTTCTATTGGTCGCTTTTGGACAATTATGAATGGGCGTTTGGCTATGAAAAACGCTTTGGCATCGTTCATGTGGATTTTGAGACATTGCAACGCACACCCAAAGCCTCCTATCACATGTTCAAAGACATCCTGACGCGGAGCTGA
- a CDS encoding LacI family DNA-binding transcriptional regulator — MNLKELSELLGLSQTTVSRALNGYPEVSEKTRKKVEAAAKQHNYTPNTRARGLATGRNHAVGHVIPLSTEHEVVNPVFTDFIAGASEVYSRENYDMHLTVVPDSSESDAYRKIAAKGSVDGVIVHGPKDDDPRIKLLREIGMPFVVHGRSGSTDEQQYSWVDMNNTRAFERATQFLLDLGHRRIGLLNGLETMDFAAKRRIGYRAALEQAGVSEDNALCYSSEMTEEYGFSATTKMLALKTPPTALLASSIIVGFGVRRALDAADLKIGKDVSLIIHDDDLSYLRNGNSEPIYTATRSSVRQAGRICAEILMELIANPTRPAQHVLLDAELIIGHTTGPAPKI, encoded by the coding sequence ATGAACCTCAAAGAGCTTTCAGAACTGCTTGGCCTGTCTCAGACAACCGTGTCACGCGCTCTGAACGGCTACCCCGAGGTCTCAGAGAAAACCCGTAAAAAGGTCGAAGCCGCAGCCAAACAGCACAATTACACCCCCAACACACGGGCCCGGGGTCTGGCCACCGGGCGCAACCATGCGGTGGGCCATGTGATTCCCCTCTCTACCGAACATGAGGTGGTGAACCCGGTTTTCACCGATTTTATCGCCGGGGCCTCAGAGGTCTATTCGCGCGAAAACTACGACATGCATTTGACGGTCGTGCCCGATTCCTCTGAATCAGATGCATACCGCAAAATCGCCGCCAAAGGCTCGGTCGATGGCGTCATCGTGCATGGACCGAAAGACGACGACCCGCGCATCAAACTGTTGCGCGAGATTGGCATGCCTTTTGTCGTGCATGGCCGATCTGGCTCCACCGATGAACAGCAATATTCCTGGGTCGATATGAACAACACCCGCGCGTTTGAACGCGCCACCCAGTTTCTACTGGATCTCGGCCATCGGCGCATCGGCCTTTTGAACGGCTTGGAAACCATGGATTTCGCCGCCAAACGACGCATTGGCTATCGTGCGGCACTTGAACAGGCCGGGGTATCCGAGGACAACGCCCTCTGTTATTCCTCTGAAATGACAGAGGAATATGGGTTTTCAGCGACGACAAAAATGCTCGCATTGAAGACCCCACCCACCGCTTTGCTGGCCTCATCCATCATTGTCGGCTTTGGTGTGCGCCGCGCGCTTGATGCGGCGGATTTGAAGATCGGCAAAGATGTTTCGCTGATCATCCATGACGATGATCTCTCCTACCTGCGCAACGGCAATAGCGAACCGATTTATACCGCCACCCGATCTTCTGTGCGCCAAGCCGGACGAATTTGCGCCGAGATTTTGATGGAATTGATCGCCAATCCCACGCGCCCAGCGCAACATGTGCTTTTGGATGCAGAACTGATCATCGGCCACACCACCGGCCCCGCACCGAAGATTTAG
- a CDS encoding ABC transporter substrate-binding protein has translation MKKTLLTGAATLALLAGAAQAQDLAGQQLTIAGPWIGADQEMVEKVLAIFEEKTGADVRYVGSDSFEQQIMIDAEAGSAPNVAVFPQPGLAADMAKRGFLTPLPAGTEEWVKENYAAGQSWIDLGTYAGPDGNDALYGFFYKVDLKSLVWYVPENFEDAGYDIPTSMEELKALTDQIVADGETPWCIGLGSGGATGWPATDWVEDLLLRTQTPDVYDGWVDNSIPFNDPRIVDAIKEFGWFARNDAYVSGGAGAVASTDFRDSPKGLFTSPPQCYMHRQASFIPAFFPEGTVVGEDADFFYFPAYAEKDLGKPVLGAGTLWAITSDSPAAQEFIKFLETPEAHEAWMSQSGFLTPHKGVDTSKFGDAPTAAMNEILLNATTFRFDGSDLMPGGVGAGSFWTEMVNYAGGKSAEDVADDIQASWDALK, from the coding sequence ATGAAAAAGACACTTCTTACGGGGGCGGCCACACTGGCTTTGCTCGCGGGCGCGGCGCAGGCACAAGACCTTGCTGGCCAACAATTGACGATTGCGGGCCCTTGGATCGGTGCCGACCAAGAGATGGTCGAAAAAGTGCTTGCCATTTTTGAAGAAAAGACCGGCGCGGATGTGCGCTATGTTGGGTCTGACAGTTTTGAACAACAAATTATGATCGACGCCGAAGCCGGGTCGGCCCCGAACGTCGCTGTGTTCCCACAGCCGGGTCTTGCGGCAGATATGGCCAAACGCGGCTTCCTCACACCGTTGCCCGCAGGCACCGAAGAGTGGGTGAAAGAGAATTACGCGGCGGGTCAATCGTGGATTGATCTGGGCACTTACGCAGGCCCTGACGGCAACGATGCGCTTTATGGCTTTTTCTATAAGGTCGATTTGAAATCTCTGGTCTGGTATGTGCCGGAAAATTTTGAAGATGCGGGATATGACATCCCGACCTCGATGGAAGAGCTCAAAGCCCTGACAGACCAAATCGTTGCCGATGGCGAAACGCCGTGGTGCATTGGTCTGGGATCTGGCGGTGCGACCGGCTGGCCCGCGACCGATTGGGTCGAAGACCTGTTGCTGCGCACTCAAACCCCGGACGTCTATGACGGTTGGGTCGACAACTCGATCCCGTTCAACGATCCGCGCATCGTTGACGCGATCAAAGAATTCGGCTGGTTTGCCCGCAATGACGCTTATGTGTCTGGTGGGGCAGGGGCGGTGGCCTCGACCGACTTCCGCGACAGTCCGAAAGGCCTCTTCACCTCGCCGCCACAGTGCTACATGCACCGTCAGGCGTCCTTCATCCCGGCCTTCTTCCCTGAAGGAACGGTTGTCGGCGAAGATGCGGATTTCTTCTACTTCCCGGCCTATGCTGAAAAAGACCTCGGCAAACCTGTTTTGGGCGCTGGCACCTTATGGGCCATCACCAGCGACAGCCCGGCGGCACAAGAGTTCATCAAGTTCCTTGAGACCCCTGAAGCGCACGAAGCCTGGATGTCTCAAAGTGGCTTCCTGACGCCGCATAAAGGCGTGGACACGTCGAAATTCGGCGATGCGCCGACGGCTGCGATGAACGAGATCTTGCTCAATGCGACAACCTTCCGCTTTGACGGCTCTGATCTGATGCCGGGTGGCGTGGGTGCAGGCTCGTTCTGGACCGAAATGGTCAACTACGCCGGTGGCAAATCTGCCGAAGATGTGGCGGATGACATTCAGGCCTCTTGGGATGCTCTGAAATAA